Part of the Ignavibacteria bacterium genome, AAAGATTGCCACGTCGTTTCACTCCTCACAATGACGAGATAGTAACATCAATTCATATAACAAAAAATAATTATGGCTGAACAAAATAAATCAACAACGTTTCAACCGTTCGTTCCTGCAAATCAATTAATGCCGGAATTTACAATGAAATCAATCCTGATGGGAGCATTCTTCGGAATTCTCTTTGGCGCCGCAACAGTGTATCTTGCTTTGAAAGCGGGACTCACTGTTTCCGCTTCGATTCCAATTGCAGTTCTTGCAATTTCCATCGGAAGAAAA contains:
- a CDS encoding peptide transporter yields the protein MAEQNKSTTFQPFVPANQLMPEFTMKSILMGAFFGILFGAATVYLALKAGLTVSASIPIAVLAISIGRK